One bacterium genomic window, GATGTGTGTTTATTTTTACTAATCTATGTGTCGGTAAAATCGTCAGTCCTTCATCCTCCATCTTTGTCAGGTAAATCATAATAAAATTATAACCAAGTATCTTTTGGGCATTTAATGCGGTTTCGTAACGATGATGTCCATCGGCAATAAAAATTGGTTTTGATTGCATTATGGCTTTTATCTCTTCTATTTTTGTCTTATCCTTTAGCCTGACTAATTGATGGCTAACTTCATTTTCATCCATAATCTCAACAATTGGTTCTTCTTTTACCTTTAAATACTCATCTAATATCCCTTTTTCATCTGAATATAAACCAAATACCTGACAAAAATTAGCCTTTGTGGCTAACATAAGATTTAATCTATCCTGTTTAGGTTTGGATAAGGTTTTTTCATGTGGGAAAACGCTATTCCCGAATTCTTCTAATCTCATCAAGGTAATAAATCCAGCTCGGGTTATATTTTTATTGTGAAATGAGAATCTCTGGATAAGAGGATAAATGGTTTCAGTGAGGTCTTGTTTTAGTATTTCTGCATATAACCATTGGTGAAAATAATCAGCCGCACGCGTGTATTTGTTGTTTTTTTCATTATCTTCGGGCAAGTCTTTTCCTAAGATAAGTCTGATACAATTATAGGGATGTTTCTGGTAATATCTTTCCTGTTGAATTTCTGAGATGACATCATAAGGCGGGGTTACAACCAGTGATAAATCCTGTATTTTCTCTTGATTATATAAAATTCCTTTAAATGGAGATATTTGAGCCATCTATTCTATTTTCCTTGTAACTATTCACCACGAAGGGCACGAAGGACACGAAGATTCGACAGAACAAATCTCTTTATGTCTT contains:
- a CDS encoding DUF1015 domain-containing protein; protein product: MAQISPFKGILYNQEKIQDLSLVVTPPYDVISEIQQERYYQKHPYNCIRLILGKDLPEDNEKNNKYTRAADYFHQWLYAEILKQDLTETIYPLIQRFSFHNKNITRAGFITLMRLEEFGNSVFPHEKTLSKPKQDRLNLMLATKANFCQVFGLYSDEKGILDEYLKVKEEPIVEIMDENEVSHQLVRLKDKTKIEEIKAIMQSKPIFIADGHHRYETALNAQKILGYNFIMIYLTKMEDEGLTILPTHRLVKINTHPSFSPFFEVEKVNTCNELLEKMEMMKESHYVFGMYAEGKNYLLILKDNEIMDKLIGDEKPEEYKKLDVSILQTVVINHILKITDIEAHIGYTHNEKEAILLVDEGKYNLAFFLNPTRISQLKEMSLKHELMPQKSTYFYPKLLTGLVMNKFR